One Notolabrus celidotus isolate fNotCel1 chromosome 16, fNotCel1.pri, whole genome shotgun sequence DNA window includes the following coding sequences:
- the fhod3a gene encoding FH1/FH2 domain-containing protein 3 isoform X1, whose translation MATFVSRVQFLDDTDPFNSTNFPEPTRPPLYTFREDIPLINQLAGIHRLLKAPHKLDDCTLQLSHNGTYLDLESSLAEQRDELEGFQQDDTGSRVKKHSVVLRTQLTVRVHACIERLYNSNGRDLRRALFSLKQIFQDDKDLVHEFVMAEGLTCLIKVGAEADQNYQNYILRALGQIMLYVDGMNGVIGHVETIQWLYTLVGSKFRLVVKTALKLLLVFVEYSESNAPLLIEAITSVDTKTGCKPWSNTMEILHEKDGVDTELLVYAMTLINKTLAALPDQDSFYDMVDGLEEQGMETVTQRHLGRKGTDLDLVEQLNIYEMTLRHEDGDDDSQPPPTGRRDRRRVSTGCGDKKRGLERRRSRRASHGRSGQASPCSPASPQRSNFQPFNGQRAEDMSESTATHLPSIIHRTTVQSITITSRKESIKEEEQRNRTEPPPPPALHPPPTPTSSSLSPPAQPSLLASLLARKRSIVTVPAAKEVSPPSRGSNRPSPDRLPYLPHSPFHLFSYDLDEEPSPPAPAKPSEESPKTTSLRNGGVMSFSSLSSPSTPTSPRPALGGLLSSSYRQHQESLAAERERRRLEREERLQRIEREERNKHSRDFVDKMEEARHAREERYKNVERLAAEEYEKERVRVSRTRPDLNLNFEPSEAWPSSSRSSSPSSFASQDDTEADLEPEAPATASPPSETGEADDFSACVETEEKEATAADEEEQKEEEEQAEEEAQEVEEEAQEEAVVEKEEESEKECEQEKEKEAEEAEEDSGILSDKERQNEEVNEKDNCSASSISSASSTLEREERGSSENGLKEADVNEHSSKLLNSKLFMLDMLYSQNKKPSDEKDEEEDAEKEKDKDKGEGEDKDVQEDAEGEQGAEQEGNNKDDKSDPRGTIRPFAERFGDLIKDLNSPHPHLDVPANEPPPPPPKKESDTIWDQLLASPRELRIGDINFTDLTEDDDKDILDAVLIGGCSDLPPPPPPPPCIPRFPPPPPMLGSCPPPPPLIGIMRAPPPPLFNAQVPVPPPPEPPLFNKKKKTIRLFWSEVHPTDPQYRDYKRSGDSLWSKLDPVKLDTAKLEHLFESKSKEIAVTKKTAADGKRQEIIVLDSKRSNAINIGLTVLPPPRTIKTAILNFDEYALNKEGIEKILTMTPTEEEKQRIQEAQLANPDLPLGSAEQFLLTLSSISELTARLQLWAFKMDYEATEKEVAEPLQDLKEGMEQLEKNKTLRYILSTLLSIGNFLNGSNAKGFEMTYLEKVPEVKDTVHKQSLLHHVCSVVVENFPQSTDLYSEIGAITRSAKVDFDQLQENLCLMERRCKASWDHLKVIAKHEMKPQLKQRMSDFLKDCAERIIILKIVHRRIINRFHSFLLYLGHPAYSVREISVHRFSKILSEFALEYRTTRDRVLQQKQKRADHRERNKTRGKMIIDVNAPCARYGSSSSNSAPSGSQESEQPQGLGHSEDAAEHENMKAVLRTSLSGGDKEASGVPGLRTRTRSRPGRGGRTVQAWTPPVEDTQICGDDAADEIMERIVRSATQGPGTRAQPRERRRSRANRKSLRRTLKNGLTPEEALALGLSDSPDPPM comes from the exons AAAGACTATATAACTCCAATGGACGGGACTTGAGGCGGGCTCTGTTCTCTctaaaacaaatatttcag GATGACAAAGACCTGGTCCATGAGTTTGTGATGGCTGAAGGTCTAACATGTCTCATCAAGGTGGGAGCTGAAGCTGACCAAAACTACCAGAACTACATATTGAGAG cccTGGGGCAGATCATGCTGTACGTAGACGGGATGAACGGAGTCATCGGACATGTCGAGACAATCCAGTGGCTCTACACTCTTGTTGGCTCAAAG TTCCGTCTGGTGGTGAAAACAGCTCTGAAGCTGTTGCTGGTGTTTGTCGAGTACTCTGAGTCAAACGCTCCTCTGCTGATAGAAGCCATCACCTCTGTGGACACCAAGACAG GCTGCAAGCCGTGGTCCAACACTATGGAGATCTTACATGAGAAGGACGGAGTGGACACAGAACTGCTGGTCTATGCCATGACCCTCATTAATAAG ACACTTGCAGCACTGCCTGACCAGGATTCATTCTATGACATGGTGGACGGTCTGGAGGAGCAGGGCATGGAGACAGTGACACAGAGACACCTGGGGAGGAAAGGCACTGATCTGGACTTGGTAGAGCAGCTCAACATCTATGAG ATGACCCTACGGCATGAAGACGGCGACGATGACAGCCAGCCTCCACCAACAGGACGCCGGGACCGCCGTCGAGTCAGCACGGGGTGTGGGGACAAGAAACGTGGCTTGGAGAGGAGGCGGAGCCGCAGGGCCTCTCATGGGAGGTCTGGTCAGGCATCTCCCTGCAGCCCTGCATCCCCTCAGAGATCCAACTTCCAGCCATTTAATGGACAGAGAGCTGAGGACATGAGCGAGAG CACGGCTACACACCTACCATCCATAATCCACCGAACAACTGTCCAGTCCATCACTATCACATCCAGAAAGGAGAGTataaaagaggaggagcagaggaatcGGACtgaaccccctccaccacccGCCCTCCACCCCCCTCCtacccccacctcctcctctctcagcccCCCGGCCCAGCCCTCCCTGCTGGCCTCCCTGCTGGCCAGGAAGAGGTCCATCGTCACCGTTCCGGCTGCTAAAGAGGTCAGCCCACCTTCCCGTGGCAGCAACCGTCCCTCTCCTGACCGCCTGCCCTACCTGCCACACTCACCCTTCCACCTCTTCTCCTACGACCTCGATGAGGAGCCATCGCCCCCGGCTCCGGCCAAACCCAGTGAGGAGTCACCCAAAACAACATCTCTCAG GAATGGAGGTGTCatgtctttctcctctctcagcaGTCCAAGTACGCCCACCAGCCCCAG GCCGGCTCTGGGTGGACTTCTGTCATCCTCATACAGACAACACCAGGAATCTCTGGCGGCTGAGCGAGAGCGCCGCCGcttggagagagaggagagattgcAGAGgatagaaagagaggagaggaacaagCACAG CCGCGACTTTGTGGATAAAATGGAAGAGGCCAGGCATGCGCGGGAGGAGAG ATATAAGAACGTTGAGCGTCTTGCAGCTGAAGAGTATGAAAAGGAGCGCGTCCGGGTGTCAAGGACTCGCCCCGATCTCAACCTGAACTTTGAACCCTCGGAGGCCTGGCCCTCGTCTTCCCGTAGCAGCAGCCCGTCCTCCTTTGCTTCCCAGGACGACACAGAGGCTGACCTCGAACCTGAGGCTCCCGCCACTGCTTCCCCGCCTTCTGAGACAG GAGAGGCAGACGACTTCAGTGCCTGTgtagaaacagaggaaaaagaggccaCCGCTGCAGACGAAGaggaacagaaagaggaggaagaacaggcagaggaggaagcaCAGGAAGTAGAGGAGGAGGCACAGGAGGAAGCGGTGgtagaaaaggaggaggaaagcgAAAAGGAGTGTGAGCAGgaaaaggagaaggaggcagaggaggcagaggaggacagTGGCATCCTGAGCGATAAGGAACGACAGAATGAAGAGGTGAACGAGAAAGACAACTGCTCGGCCTCCAGTATCTCCTCTGCCAGCAGCACTctggaaagagaggagagggggagcagCGAGAATG gCCTTAAGGAGGCAGACGTGAATGAGCACAGCAGCAAACTCCTCAACAGCAAGCTGTTCATGCTGGACATGCTCTACTCTCAGAACAAGAAGCCCAGTGATGagaaggatgaagaagaagatgcagagaaggagaaagacaaagacaaaggagagggggaggacaaaGACGTGCAGGAGGATGCTGAAGGAGAGCAGGGTGCTGAGCAGGAGGGCAACAACAAGGACGACAAATCCGATCCCCGTGGGACCATCCGACCGTTTGCTGAGCGGTTTGGAGACTTGATTAAGGACCTGAATTCACCACATCCTCACCTGGATGTCCCAGCCAATGAGCCCCCGCCTCCCCCACCCAAAAAAGAATCAGACACAATCTGGGACCAGCTCCTGGCCAGCCCTCGAGAGCTGCGCATTGGGGACATCAACTTCACTGACCTGACAGAGGACGATGACAAAGACATTCTGGATGCTGTTCTGATAGGAGGCTGTAGCGACCTCCCACCCCCTCCGCCCCCTCCGCCCTGTATCCCACGCTTCCCACCACCCCCACCCATGCTAGGCAGCTGCCCCCCACCGCCTCCCTTGATCGGGATTATGAgggccccccctcctcccttatTCAACGCTCAAGTTCCAGTGCCTCCTCCACCGGAGCCGCCTCTCtttaacaagaagaagaaaacaatcagACTCTTCTGGAGCGAG GTGCATCCTACAGACCCTCAGTATAGGGACTATAAGCGGAGCGGAGATTCGCTTTGGTCCAAACTGGATCCAGTAAAGTTGGACACAGCCAAGCTGGAGCACCTGTTCGAGTCCAAATCAAAGGAAATTGCAGTTACAAAG aaaacagcagcagacgGGAAACGCCAGGAGATCATCGTTTTGGATTCCAAGAGGAGTAACGCCATAAACATCGGTCTCACGGTGCTGCCTCCTCCTCGCACTATAAAGACAGCCATCCTTAACTTTGACGAGTACGCACTCAACAAGGAGGGCATCGAG AAAATCCTGACGATGACCCCCACagaagaggagaagcagaggatCCAGGAGGCCCAGCTGGCAAACCCTGATCTCCCGCTTGGCTCAGCTGAGCAgttcctcctcactctgtcctccaTCAGCGAGCTCACTGCTAGACTTCAGCTCTGGGCCTTCAAGATGGACTACGAGGCAACCGAGAAG gaAGTAGCAGAGCCATTGCAGGATCTAAAAGAAGGAATGGAGCAGCTGGAGAAGAACAAAACTCTGCGTTACATCCTCTCCACACTGCTCTCTATCGGGAACTTCCTCAATGGCAGCAAT GCCAAAGGCTTCGAGATGACATATTTGGAGAAAGTTCCAGAGGTGAAGGACACGGTTCATAAGCAGTCTCTGCTGCATCACGTCTGCTCTGTGGTGGTGGAGAACTTCCCTCAGAGCACCGACCTCTACTCTGAGATAGGAGCCATCACACGATCTGCAAAG GTGGATTTCGACCAGCTGCAAGAAAACCTCTGTCTGATGGAGCGACGCTGCAAAGCCTCATGGGACCACCTGAAGGTGATTGCCAAGCATGAGATGAAACCTCAGCTGAAGCAGAGGATGTCtgactttctcaaagactgtgcAGAGAGGATCATCATCCTCAAGATTGTTCACAGAAGGATCATCAACAG GTTCCATTCGTTCCTGTTGTACCTCGGTCACCCCGCCTACAGTGTGAGAGAGATCAGCGTCCACAGGTTCAGTAAAATCCTAAGCGAATTTGCACTGGAGTATCGAACCACCCGAGACCGCgtgctgcagcagaaacagaaacgAGCCGACCACCGTGAACGTAACAAGACCCGAGGAAAGATGATCATTGACGTCAATGCTCCT TGTGCTCGTTATggctccagcagcagcaacagcgcCCCTAGTGGTAGCCAGGAGAGCGAGCAGCCTCAGGGTCTGGGTCACTCTGAGGACGCAGCAGAGCACGAGAACATGAAAGCAGTGCTGAGAACCAGCCTCAGCGGTGGAGACAAGGAGGCCAGCGGAGTACCTGGACTTAGGACACGAACAAGATCAAGGCCTGGACGAGGAG GCCGCACTGTGCAGGCATGGACGCCACCCGTGGAGGACACTCAGATCTGTGGAGACGACGCTGCAGATGAGATCATGGAGCGTATTGTGAGGTCAGCCACTCAGGGTCCAGGAACCAGAGCCCAGCCCCGAGAAAGGAGGAGGTCCAGGGCCAACCGAAAGTCAT TGAGGCGAACTCTGAAGAACGGTCTGACCCCAGAAGAAGCTCTCGCTTTAGGACTTTCTGATTCACCTGACCCACCAATGTGA
- the fhod3a gene encoding FH1/FH2 domain-containing protein 3 isoform X2, with translation MATFVSRVQFLDDTDPFNSTNFPEPTRPPLYTFREDIPLINQLAGIHRLLKAPHKLDDCTLQLSHNGTYLDLESSLAEQRDELEGFQQDDTGSRVKKHSVVLRTQLTVRVHACIERLYNSNGRDLRRALFSLKQIFQDDKDLVHEFVMAEGLTCLIKVGAEADQNYQNYILRALGQIMLYVDGMNGVIGHVETIQWLYTLVGSKFRLVVKTALKLLLVFVEYSESNAPLLIEAITSVDTKTGCKPWSNTMEILHEKDGVDTELLVYAMTLINKTLAALPDQDSFYDMVDGLEEQGMETVTQRHLGRKGTDLDLVEQLNIYEMTLRHEDGDDDSQPPPTGRRDRRRVSTGCGDKKRGLERRRSRRASHGRSGQASPCSPASPQRSNFQPFNGQRAEDMSERNGGVMSFSSLSSPSTPTSPRPALGGLLSSSYRQHQESLAAERERRRLEREERLQRIEREERNKHSRDFVDKMEEARHAREERYKNVERLAAEEYEKERVRVSRTRPDLNLNFEPSEAWPSSSRSSSPSSFASQDDTEADLEPEAPATASPPSETGEADDFSACVETEEKEATAADEEEQKEEEEQAEEEAQEVEEEAQEEAVVEKEEESEKECEQEKEKEAEEAEEDSGILSDKERQNEEVNEKDNCSASSISSASSTLEREERGSSENGLKEADVNEHSSKLLNSKLFMLDMLYSQNKKPSDEKDEEEDAEKEKDKDKGEGEDKDVQEDAEGEQGAEQEGNNKDDKSDPRGTIRPFAERFGDLIKDLNSPHPHLDVPANEPPPPPPKKESDTIWDQLLASPRELRIGDINFTDLTEDDDKDILDAVLIGGCSDLPPPPPPPPCIPRFPPPPPMLGSCPPPPPLIGIMRAPPPPLFNAQVPVPPPPEPPLFNKKKKTIRLFWSEVHPTDPQYRDYKRSGDSLWSKLDPVKLDTAKLEHLFESKSKEIAVTKKTAADGKRQEIIVLDSKRSNAINIGLTVLPPPRTIKTAILNFDEYALNKEGIEKILTMTPTEEEKQRIQEAQLANPDLPLGSAEQFLLTLSSISELTARLQLWAFKMDYEATEKEVAEPLQDLKEGMEQLEKNKTLRYILSTLLSIGNFLNGSNAKGFEMTYLEKVPEVKDTVHKQSLLHHVCSVVVENFPQSTDLYSEIGAITRSAKVDFDQLQENLCLMERRCKASWDHLKVIAKHEMKPQLKQRMSDFLKDCAERIIILKIVHRRIINRFHSFLLYLGHPAYSVREISVHRFSKILSEFALEYRTTRDRVLQQKQKRADHRERNKTRGKMIIDVNAPCARYGSSSSNSAPSGSQESEQPQGLGHSEDAAEHENMKAVLRTSLSGGDKEASGVPGLRTRTRSRPGRGGRTVQAWTPPVEDTQICGDDAADEIMERIVRSATQGPGTRAQPRERRRSRANRKSLRRTLKNGLTPEEALALGLSDSPDPPM, from the exons AAAGACTATATAACTCCAATGGACGGGACTTGAGGCGGGCTCTGTTCTCTctaaaacaaatatttcag GATGACAAAGACCTGGTCCATGAGTTTGTGATGGCTGAAGGTCTAACATGTCTCATCAAGGTGGGAGCTGAAGCTGACCAAAACTACCAGAACTACATATTGAGAG cccTGGGGCAGATCATGCTGTACGTAGACGGGATGAACGGAGTCATCGGACATGTCGAGACAATCCAGTGGCTCTACACTCTTGTTGGCTCAAAG TTCCGTCTGGTGGTGAAAACAGCTCTGAAGCTGTTGCTGGTGTTTGTCGAGTACTCTGAGTCAAACGCTCCTCTGCTGATAGAAGCCATCACCTCTGTGGACACCAAGACAG GCTGCAAGCCGTGGTCCAACACTATGGAGATCTTACATGAGAAGGACGGAGTGGACACAGAACTGCTGGTCTATGCCATGACCCTCATTAATAAG ACACTTGCAGCACTGCCTGACCAGGATTCATTCTATGACATGGTGGACGGTCTGGAGGAGCAGGGCATGGAGACAGTGACACAGAGACACCTGGGGAGGAAAGGCACTGATCTGGACTTGGTAGAGCAGCTCAACATCTATGAG ATGACCCTACGGCATGAAGACGGCGACGATGACAGCCAGCCTCCACCAACAGGACGCCGGGACCGCCGTCGAGTCAGCACGGGGTGTGGGGACAAGAAACGTGGCTTGGAGAGGAGGCGGAGCCGCAGGGCCTCTCATGGGAGGTCTGGTCAGGCATCTCCCTGCAGCCCTGCATCCCCTCAGAGATCCAACTTCCAGCCATTTAATGGACAGAGAGCTGAGGACATGAGCGAGAG GAATGGAGGTGTCatgtctttctcctctctcagcaGTCCAAGTACGCCCACCAGCCCCAG GCCGGCTCTGGGTGGACTTCTGTCATCCTCATACAGACAACACCAGGAATCTCTGGCGGCTGAGCGAGAGCGCCGCCGcttggagagagaggagagattgcAGAGgatagaaagagaggagaggaacaagCACAG CCGCGACTTTGTGGATAAAATGGAAGAGGCCAGGCATGCGCGGGAGGAGAG ATATAAGAACGTTGAGCGTCTTGCAGCTGAAGAGTATGAAAAGGAGCGCGTCCGGGTGTCAAGGACTCGCCCCGATCTCAACCTGAACTTTGAACCCTCGGAGGCCTGGCCCTCGTCTTCCCGTAGCAGCAGCCCGTCCTCCTTTGCTTCCCAGGACGACACAGAGGCTGACCTCGAACCTGAGGCTCCCGCCACTGCTTCCCCGCCTTCTGAGACAG GAGAGGCAGACGACTTCAGTGCCTGTgtagaaacagaggaaaaagaggccaCCGCTGCAGACGAAGaggaacagaaagaggaggaagaacaggcagaggaggaagcaCAGGAAGTAGAGGAGGAGGCACAGGAGGAAGCGGTGgtagaaaaggaggaggaaagcgAAAAGGAGTGTGAGCAGgaaaaggagaaggaggcagaggaggcagaggaggacagTGGCATCCTGAGCGATAAGGAACGACAGAATGAAGAGGTGAACGAGAAAGACAACTGCTCGGCCTCCAGTATCTCCTCTGCCAGCAGCACTctggaaagagaggagagggggagcagCGAGAATG gCCTTAAGGAGGCAGACGTGAATGAGCACAGCAGCAAACTCCTCAACAGCAAGCTGTTCATGCTGGACATGCTCTACTCTCAGAACAAGAAGCCCAGTGATGagaaggatgaagaagaagatgcagagaaggagaaagacaaagacaaaggagagggggaggacaaaGACGTGCAGGAGGATGCTGAAGGAGAGCAGGGTGCTGAGCAGGAGGGCAACAACAAGGACGACAAATCCGATCCCCGTGGGACCATCCGACCGTTTGCTGAGCGGTTTGGAGACTTGATTAAGGACCTGAATTCACCACATCCTCACCTGGATGTCCCAGCCAATGAGCCCCCGCCTCCCCCACCCAAAAAAGAATCAGACACAATCTGGGACCAGCTCCTGGCCAGCCCTCGAGAGCTGCGCATTGGGGACATCAACTTCACTGACCTGACAGAGGACGATGACAAAGACATTCTGGATGCTGTTCTGATAGGAGGCTGTAGCGACCTCCCACCCCCTCCGCCCCCTCCGCCCTGTATCCCACGCTTCCCACCACCCCCACCCATGCTAGGCAGCTGCCCCCCACCGCCTCCCTTGATCGGGATTATGAgggccccccctcctcccttatTCAACGCTCAAGTTCCAGTGCCTCCTCCACCGGAGCCGCCTCTCtttaacaagaagaagaaaacaatcagACTCTTCTGGAGCGAG GTGCATCCTACAGACCCTCAGTATAGGGACTATAAGCGGAGCGGAGATTCGCTTTGGTCCAAACTGGATCCAGTAAAGTTGGACACAGCCAAGCTGGAGCACCTGTTCGAGTCCAAATCAAAGGAAATTGCAGTTACAAAG aaaacagcagcagacgGGAAACGCCAGGAGATCATCGTTTTGGATTCCAAGAGGAGTAACGCCATAAACATCGGTCTCACGGTGCTGCCTCCTCCTCGCACTATAAAGACAGCCATCCTTAACTTTGACGAGTACGCACTCAACAAGGAGGGCATCGAG AAAATCCTGACGATGACCCCCACagaagaggagaagcagaggatCCAGGAGGCCCAGCTGGCAAACCCTGATCTCCCGCTTGGCTCAGCTGAGCAgttcctcctcactctgtcctccaTCAGCGAGCTCACTGCTAGACTTCAGCTCTGGGCCTTCAAGATGGACTACGAGGCAACCGAGAAG gaAGTAGCAGAGCCATTGCAGGATCTAAAAGAAGGAATGGAGCAGCTGGAGAAGAACAAAACTCTGCGTTACATCCTCTCCACACTGCTCTCTATCGGGAACTTCCTCAATGGCAGCAAT GCCAAAGGCTTCGAGATGACATATTTGGAGAAAGTTCCAGAGGTGAAGGACACGGTTCATAAGCAGTCTCTGCTGCATCACGTCTGCTCTGTGGTGGTGGAGAACTTCCCTCAGAGCACCGACCTCTACTCTGAGATAGGAGCCATCACACGATCTGCAAAG GTGGATTTCGACCAGCTGCAAGAAAACCTCTGTCTGATGGAGCGACGCTGCAAAGCCTCATGGGACCACCTGAAGGTGATTGCCAAGCATGAGATGAAACCTCAGCTGAAGCAGAGGATGTCtgactttctcaaagactgtgcAGAGAGGATCATCATCCTCAAGATTGTTCACAGAAGGATCATCAACAG GTTCCATTCGTTCCTGTTGTACCTCGGTCACCCCGCCTACAGTGTGAGAGAGATCAGCGTCCACAGGTTCAGTAAAATCCTAAGCGAATTTGCACTGGAGTATCGAACCACCCGAGACCGCgtgctgcagcagaaacagaaacgAGCCGACCACCGTGAACGTAACAAGACCCGAGGAAAGATGATCATTGACGTCAATGCTCCT TGTGCTCGTTATggctccagcagcagcaacagcgcCCCTAGTGGTAGCCAGGAGAGCGAGCAGCCTCAGGGTCTGGGTCACTCTGAGGACGCAGCAGAGCACGAGAACATGAAAGCAGTGCTGAGAACCAGCCTCAGCGGTGGAGACAAGGAGGCCAGCGGAGTACCTGGACTTAGGACACGAACAAGATCAAGGCCTGGACGAGGAG GCCGCACTGTGCAGGCATGGACGCCACCCGTGGAGGACACTCAGATCTGTGGAGACGACGCTGCAGATGAGATCATGGAGCGTATTGTGAGGTCAGCCACTCAGGGTCCAGGAACCAGAGCCCAGCCCCGAGAAAGGAGGAGGTCCAGGGCCAACCGAAAGTCAT TGAGGCGAACTCTGAAGAACGGTCTGACCCCAGAAGAAGCTCTCGCTTTAGGACTTTCTGATTCACCTGACCCACCAATGTGA